The DNA sequence TACATAATGCTTTTGAGAATTCGGCCGCCACGATCAGCGGGGTCGAGGCTGCCTATCGTTCTTTGAAGAAGCAGGGAAAGATAAACCGGGATATTCAGTTCCTTGCGGTAGGAGGGGATGGAGGAACCTATGATATAGGGTTTCAATCCCTCTCCGGGGCTATGGAACGGGGCCACGACATGGTGTATATCTGCTATGACAACCAAGCATATATGAATACCGGGATCCAGAGGTCCAGTGCCACCCCTGCGGGCGCCGCCACCACTACCTCTCCTGCCGGGAATGTAATGCCCGGAAAACTTCAACCGCGGAAGGACTTGACCATGATCATGGCTGCTCACGGTATTCCCTATGTTGCTCAGACCACCGTGGGTCACTGGAATGATCTGGTCACCAAGGTCAGGAAGGCCTTTGAGGTCAAGGGGCCGGCATTCGTCAACATCCTCGCCACATGCAGGTTAGGCTGGGCGATCAACCCCGCGGATAGTGTTGAAATATGCAAGGTTGCAGCTGACACATGCGTCTGGCCTCTATATGAAGTGGAGAATGGGAAGTGGCGA is a window from the Bacillota bacterium genome containing:
- a CDS encoding pyruvate ferredoxin oxidoreductase (catalyzes the formation of acetyl-CoA from pyruvate and coenzyme A), which codes for MATLKELARKEELLTGGHRACAGCGAPVALRLALKAADTPVVVGCATGCLEVTTTIYPFTAWKVPFIHNAFENSAATISGVEAAYRSLKKQGKINRDIQFLAVGGDGGTYDIGFQSLSGAMERGHDMVYICYDNQAYMNTGIQRSSATPAGAATTTSPAGNVMPGKLQPRKDLTMIMAAHGIPYVAQTTVGHWNDLVTKVRKAFEVKGPAFVNILATCRLGWAINPADSVEICKVAADTCVWPLYEVENGKWRLTYRPKDKEPVIEWLKRQGRFKHLFTDKNRHIIDEIQAEVDRKWEELLERCGMTLKDAG